In Gammaproteobacteria bacterium, the genomic stretch GTGCTGATTGGGGTGGTGCTGGCGATAAAGGCGGACGGTGGCCCGCTCCTGTTTCGCCAATCACGGGTAGGGCGTCACGGTCGGGCATTTGAATGTCTGAAGCTCCGTACCATGCGCGTCAATGCCGAGGAAATGCTTCATCGGGAGGTGCTTTGTGACCCGGAAAAGGCTCGAAAATGGCACCAGGAGGCCAAGCTCCGCGATGATCCAAGGGTTACTCCGATTGGTCGTTTTCTGCGTCGTACCAGTCTCGATGAACTCCCCCAGATCATCAATGTCCTGCGTGGCGAGATGAGCCTGGTAGGGCCACGTCCCGTGGTACCGGCGGAGATCCCGCGCTATGGCCAGGATGCCGCTTATTATCTGCGTGTTTGTCCAGGACTCACGGGACTTTGGCAGGTGAGTGGACGCAATAACCTGGATTACCCAACACGGGTTCGGCTGGATGCCAGCTATGTTGGGAATTGGACGCTTAGTCAGGATATTGCGATCCTGTTTCGTACCCTGCCCGCCCTGATCACGGGCCGTGGAGCCTGCTGAAATATTCCGATGACGCCACCGTTGAGGCTTTTGCACGTCGTCGAATCATTTAGCACGGGTACTTTGCAGGCGGTGAGAACCCTGTGTCAGATGCTCAATGGTGCGGCGGTCTGTCACGTTCTGCATGGCTGTCGCGACGAAGGGGACGGTGCTCGTCCTGAGGGTTTTCCCACCACGGTGTCTTTCTTACCCTGGTCGGTCGGTCGTGAGATCTCACCACGCCAGGACTACCAGGCCCTGCAACAGTTGCGGGAGATCGTCCTGCGACTGAATCCCGACCTCATCCATGCCCATTCCAGCAAGGCTGGTGCGTTGGTGCGCCTTGCCTTTCCCACGGGAGGGCGGCGGATCGTCTATTCGCCACATAGCTACGCCTTTCTGCGCCGAGATGTTAGCGGGCTAGTGCGAAATTTCTATTGGCTAGTCGAGTGGCTGCTTGGGCGACTGCCCCACATCACGGTGGCCTGTGGATTGGCTGAATACGGTCTCGCCCATCAAGTCAGTCGTCGGGTGGTCCTGATCCCCAACGTAGTGGATCTCCCCGCCTTTACCCGCAACATTTCTATAGAAAAAGGTGGGCTGTGCATCGGTACCTTGGGGGGTATCCGCCCCCAAAAG encodes the following:
- a CDS encoding Glycosyltransferase involved in cell wall bisynthesis, whose amino-acid sequence is MTPPLRLLHVVESFSTGTLQAVRTLCQMLNGAAVCHVLHGCRDEGDGARPEGFPTTVSFLPWSVGREISPRQDYQALQQLREIVLRLNPDLIHAHSSKAGALVRLAFPTGGRRIVYSPHSYAFLRRDVSGLVRNFYWLVEWLLGRLPHITVACGLAEYGLAHQVSRRVVLIPNVVDLPAFTRNISIEKGGLCIGTLGGIRPQKNFPLFCAIAAACEDSGMRFCWIGGGTIPPDLTLPNNLTVTGWLDHASALNRLSACDVYLQTSQWEGLSLAVLEGMALGLPILATPAPGNVELVIEGYNGYLCDTAADFVTRLQALAADRSTVESLGAASRRLTEQSFTTEQMAPRWNSLYHHYSRYQCYG